From Zea mays cultivar B73 chromosome 3, Zm-B73-REFERENCE-NAM-5.0, whole genome shotgun sequence:
TTTCAAAACATAGCTTTGAGCCTTTGGCCAATATTTTCTATGAAAAAAAAATGAACATTCTAACAAAGCTATGCTTTTTCATAGAAGTATTTTTCAAGAAAAATCTATGCATATGATCTTTGAGTTTCTAACGTAGTACTTTAAAGTTATTTGCAATCAAAATTTAAACTCAAACCTTGTTCTGTCAAGTATTTGCAAACCAAAGGGAGTAGTCATTAATGGAGAGTACCTTGCCGGTAAAAGCCATCATGCTGTCTTGAAAAGCTATGGCAGCCTGTAGACATAAGCTTCTTATGAGAACGCTGCTTTGGTCCCTTGTATGGTACATCGAGTCCACGAGGCCTCAAACAGAAGGCAAACAATGCAGGCTTGGGAGGCATTTTTTTTCCTTGGTACccatttgatgaaccctgcattcTGCATACTTTCGATTCCCATTCATGTAACTGTTGCTCGTAGACCTTCCACATAGCGAACTGAGAAATGAAAATTATGTAAGAGTTAGAACAAGATTGTGCCCGCTCTCAGCAAGTATTTCATGGAAACGTAGCAGTATTTTTGGTAAGATAAGTCATAATCAAATCTCAGGAAAAAATCAATTAATTGACAGGAAATACCTATGTTAGCATGGATTCTAAAAATAATTGATAAGGACAGAAGAATAATCAACTATGACCGAACAATTGCTTCATTGATACTGTTCAAAAAGAAGGCTTTCATATCTTTAGCCAAAGAATAAGCAACAAAAAGATTTCCCTGAGGATTTAGTTCAATAAGTACTTGGTCAAAATGACACCCTGGGACACAATGGATTTGCAGTAAATGTAAAGAGTGTTATGGTGTTTTACTACACTACAATGCGTACATAAAACTATGTAAGTGAACTGCAGTTTTTAGATCAAGGGTTCTTTTGGGTGATTAGTGAAGAGCAGTTGTGTGTGTGATCTGCTGACACTTTTTGCTGTTGTTCTTCTTTTGCGTACTGCTGTTTTCATGCGCAGAAGGAGGCTGTAGTTCTGTGCGCAGCAGGAATTGGTGGTCTTGTGTTTTGCCTATTTTGGCATTGTACTTTGGTCCATTTTGGGCTGTTTTCTTCTCTTAATTTAATGATGtgcagctctcctgcgcgttcACGAAAAAAAATACACTACAATGGCACTGGCAGTATCAAAAGGCTGAAAGTATaatttttttgcaaataatttCAAGCATGCTTCAGTACTATATGCCTAAAAAAGGATAGACTCAATGCTGGCAGCTCTCACATGAGTGGGGTGGGGTCTGAGGAAGGAATAAGGCAAGCCTTATCCCTGCGCCAGTCCTGTCCTTCTCACTTCAGTACTATAAGCCTAGCTAAATAAATAAATGCATACATAAAACTATGTAAGTGAACTGCAGTTATCTATATCTAGTTAAACTGGGACGAAGGACCCAAGACTGCTTACTAAACATTACATGAAACATAATTACAGAGCTAGATAACAACTATCCAATGCTCACTTGCTTTCTTTATTGTATGAACCAAATGACCACTAAATAATAGAAAGCTAAACAAGAAGCCAAAAGTACAAAAATAAAAGGCAAAAATATATGTTCACCTGGAAATGTCGAATAAGTGGCATTCCCTTTTTCTGCCTCTTAGCTTGCCAATATGCATGTATCACTTCAATAATGTCCAGAGGTAGGTCATCAGTCTCCAGTTCCTTCATCTGAACAATGCTGAGTTCATTAGAGTCGTGGCTATATGCAAACTTCTCTAGTTTGTCCATAACCCTCTCAAACAAATCTTCTGCCAACTCAAGTGTGGCGTTGTTGTCTCTTACTAAGAATTTCTGCCGGCTTGATATCCACTCTTCATCATCACTGTCCATGTTATATAACACACGGGCCTCATCAAGAGCAATTTCAACATCTGTTCCGATGTGGACAAGATAATCTTCAGATCGCACAAAGGATACCATATCATTATCATCATGGATTCCAACCAAATGGACACCAGGGGTTGGAATGTTCCTCACAGAAGCAGCTCTGATGTTATGGCTATAGCACTCATCATGCATTTGCTTGAAAATCAACCACTGGCTTCTGTCAGGAAATTCCAGGCACCACTCAGCCCCACCCTTCCACATCATGGCATGTGTATAGCGGTTTGTGGCCCCAGGCTGCAAAACTTGACAGACCTTGTGAGCATACTTGGTCCCTTCAGCAAGTTTCACGCATATCCTCTGTTCACTGTGAACATCAGAATCCATTGTGATCTGGGTATCATACTCCCTCCAACCTCTATCACCCACTGTAACAAGAACATTTGCAATGCAAGTCAATAGCTCTGGACTGCTATGCCCACTTCTAGAACTATCAGGAAGTTTTTTTGCATCACTTGTCTTAACACTGACATGAGATTGTATCTTGCGGAAATGATCTTTGTTTTTTAAGCCAAGTTCCTCACTTCTAGGAGAACCTGAGTATGAAACTTGACTTCGTGGCTTCTTAGAACCACTAGCGAAGCCAGTCAACATGTGGTCTTCTGGCAGTAACTTTGAACCATCTCCAAAAGCACGTGATATAGACGTAAACCGGTTCCGATGGGAAGTAGTTCTGGGGGCAGTTGGTGTAACACGACCAATTGGATGTTCATTCAATTCCTGAACCAAGTTAGATATAGGATGCTTTTCTTTTTCATCTTTGTCAAGAGGTTTATCATTTGTTGCATCAATTGCTTTGTCTTGAGGAATATTGATGGAAATACGATCCTCTGCAAACTTCTGTGAAGAGCAAATAACACTAAGGTTGGAGGAACATGGCCTATCAGCACCAATACAAGGCTCATTTTGATCTCGAAACTTTATGTCAATTATATTTGCATCATCAATACTGTTGTCATTACATTCTGGGCTTATATTCCTTTCAGTAATCTTGGGTTCCCTACTAGTAGAGCTAGATGGATTTGCACAACTAGCAGAGACCATATCCAATGGACTATAAGGTGATGAACCAAGATTAAGTGAACAAACTTGAAGTGGAGCATGACAAACTGTATCAGATGCATGTTCTGTTACCAACTGCTGATGATCCTCATCCAAAGCACATGACATGGATTGCTGAGAACCATTAGTCGAATTGCTTTCCATTAACATTTTTCTATGGTGCCAAAGCAGTACTGAAGGTGCAGTTGTCATGTCCAGAAAACTTTGAGTGAATTTACACCGGTCATCCAAACAACAAATGGCAGGTTTGATATCTGAATAATTAGACTCTGGAAGAAAGACAGACTCTTGAACATCAAAACCCTGTTTAACAGAAAATGAGAAAATACTTAAATGATGGTCAGCTGATTTTCTACAAAAAAAAATAGAGTTCTAGCACAATGTTTTTAGAGCAATGTGTTAGATGATGTTAACTTAATCTATAAACAAACAGCAGTTAAAATGTGTATTTCCATTGAACAACGATTCACATTCACATATGAATCACATGAGGCATATGCACAACATAATGCGTTGTGCATTGCAGTTTTATAGGGAAAAGGGTTATTAAGGCACAAATAACTTGACAAGAAATAACAAGATGGTTACGATTACAACAGAAGTATAGTAAGAGACCTCACAAACAACAGCAATTACAGTACTAAATCACACCCTGCAAGATAAGTAAAAAATTCTTCACCCGGATATGGCTTTCAGAAACAAAGAACATGTACTGCTTCAACCTTAAACAGAATAAAATGCACATTAAGAGTATTAATGCAAATACATGGACAATAATATTCAAGGTAAAAAAAGGCACTAGGCACTCTCTAGGCAATGACCTTTTGCCTAGAGGTTAAGCACAACTAGGCATTCTCTAGGCGTTTACATCAGTTTGTTCTGCATATATGTGATTGACTAACTATGAATTAAACACCACTATGCACATGTGTAATTCTTGTTCCTACAGTACCAGAGGAGGTTATAAGAGAAATATCAAATAAAAGTATATCTAATACTAACTTGTGAGAAAATAGAAGTTATAGGAACTAGAACCTAAGAAATCAGAAAAGGGAATGATAGTAAAGAAATCTCTAGGGTTTGTTAGAAAAGTGAAGGGGCAAACACAAAATCACTCCCTCCCTCTTGTGGAGGGCGTGTGCAATCCAATGCAATCTCCATGCACTACCACAAAGATTGATGTCACCTCACACGCTCCCTGCAGGATCATGACCCCAATCCCCTTCCCTTCTGCTCCCTCCCTCAGGCAGCATAGCTCTGGATCTGGTGGCACAGCACCGCACCTATACCTCCACTTACTCTCTGCCCAGGACTTAAGCGCACCTAGGCGAATACCTCATGACGCCTTGTGGAAGACAATATTGATTCCATGAATTGTAACATAACTAATCTGCCAAAGGTATGTTTTTTGCACAGTTTAAACAATGAATACAATATGCATAGAATTACACAGGGTAAGGTAGCAATGACCATCCATCACTATGGTTCCTCAGATAACCCAAAACTGGTTACGGACAACCTCACATGAAGTCCAGGAGTACTTATAGAATTAAGTCATCATAAGGGGGAGCTACTGCATACTGAGTAATGTTAATGCCCCTATTTGTTAATGAGCTGGTGCTCATAATGTGAAAAGCATGGAAGGCTGTTTAAATCATTTAGGGAATACAATTATAATAGTCATGTGGAAAGATCGCTTAAAACTGCATATGTAAGGTAGGAAGATACCTTAGAGAAGAGACCCATTGAAGGAAGAGCTCTTCGACCTGTACATTTTGTGGAATCTTTAGACAACTCCCTTTTGGAACATTGATATTGAAGCTTTCCTTGAAGGTGTTCCCATTTCCATTTCTCTACACCAACAAAGCTGAAAAACATAAACACTACTTGGCTTCTACCATGCCCACCAGATATCTGAAATCTGACTGAAGTACAAGGTATTCTTGATTCCTTGGTAGTTCTCTGCCTAGAACACTGCTTAAAGCTTCCAGCAAGTAAACAGAAAAGTGATACTGCCGATCTCATGCATGTGTCAAGAAGGAAACGTTTCAAGCCTAAAGCACTATCAATAAGAAGTATATCCAGATGTACAACAGGCCATAAGGCAACCATTGTACCACATTGAAGAAGAAAGAAAGCATTGGAAACCGAAACACAACAGGCTTCACAAAGCAACTTATAAACAGGTTTCAGTGGGAGGCTCAATGCAGGTATGACATATGTAACTGAAGCACCAGTTGCAATACTAGATTTCATATCAGGACAAGAAGCAAGAACCATAGAACTTGCTCTTCTTTGGCAATTAGAATGCTGTTCGGAAATGCTAAGAAAATCATTCTTTTTTCTGCAAAATCGCTTCCTAGAATAAACAAAGTGAAACCTCCCGTCCTCAGGTATGGTCCTATCCTTGAGAACCTCTACACCCCCATTTGCAAGTGAACTACATGGTGCAGAATCAATAGATTCCTTGGCATCAGAAGCACGACACTGTTTTTGGTCAAATGAAACTGGAACAGTATTGGAATGACTGTGATCTTGCTTGTTGATGTCACAAAGTGCAGCAGATTTTGCTTGGTTTGATCGAGCCAACCATGAGCTGATGGGACCTGACTCAAAACTCTCTGTATTGCTTCCGCTTCTATGCATGTCTTCTCTGTCACCCTGTTCATGCTTCGACTCAAACGCTGACCTTGAGTTGGTGCATTTAGATTTATTGGGAGCTTCCGCTGGTAAAAACAGAAGTTTAATCCTCTCATTTTGAAGGTTGATCCATTCTTCATCCTTACCATCATACCTGACATGATGTAACCTTGTGACCGGATTATATTCCTTGACCATGCCAAAGTACCAAGTCTCATCAAGAGGCCAAAAAACCCTGATCCTCTCTTTAACAATGCAGAATGGATCCACATCGCTAGGGCTGACTTCATAAAAATGCCGACGCTGACGACGCTTCAAGAACGGAACTTTGCCATCACGCTTCCGCAGCAACCTAGCAGGACTACATATATCCTTGATTTTTTCATATGAATTCTTAAAATGGTTTGAATTCTGAGAAAAAGATCTCTTTGACAACCTATCAGTTCCCTTCCTTGGTGATCCAGCACATTTGTTATCTGATAAAGAACAGAGCATCCAGGCAGCATTTTCTTCCAAACTATCACCATCATCGTCTTTGACATAATCATAGACACCCTTGTCAACATGAACAGCTTTTGGGGGTTCGCCTGAAAGATGTGACTGCTTTTCAGCTAAGAACTCAGTTTTGGAACAGAACTTGGTGCCGGTATCCTGATCACAAGTACCATTCTCAGTCCTCAAGCAGCTGACAGGTTCATCACCACTAACTCTATTCTCCTGGGACGGAATTGATTCCCTCTTATTGTTCCGCCTCGGGTGTTGGGAAGACCTAGGAACTCCATTAGCTTGTGAAGTATTATGACCACCAGTCCAACTCTCAGTACTAACATTCTGAGCCAGCTTTCTTAACCTCAAGACGCCACGAGGCTGCCTGATCACTGTAACTCCAGCTGAAGTAACCGAATGTTCAGAGTCGTCGTTCTTATTTCTAGACAATGAGAGTTGGTGACAGTCATCGAGACCATTTATGCTCCATGTGGAATCACCTGAGCTGGAACTTGGCGTCCCTGGTTCATTGAGTTCCATTTGATTAGAACCCAAGTCGTTGTGCTTCCTCTTATTCGCCGCAGATGGACTGCTTGCATGAGCCTCCTTTCCACTCCCATTAGGCAAGGCAGGTCCATCTTTTGCTCCAACAGATTCCCTCTCAGACAAAGTGTCCTCACCATCTAAACCCACCACTGATTCGTTAGCATCTGTTGCAGTGGGTTTATCACTGCCACTGGGTTCCATTCACGAGCCCACGAATCAAGTTAACATAATTCCTCAGAATTTCACCTCCCATCATATGTAGAGTTTCGACCCAGACCAGGGGCGGTTGCGTGGAGCATGGGGGTTCAGTTGAATCCACGATAAATTAACAGAAACAGTTTCGATCTCATCAGCAATCCTACACCATCAGTTCGCCCGCAATCACCACAACAACCCATTCGGTATCCAAACATTAAAAGGCATCGCAGATCTGTGGACGGAGGCAGTGTTTTACCTTTGGAGCCCTGGAGGCATCAAGCGTCGGTTGGCGGACCAGAGTAGGCGACAAGCCACCTGGCGCCGGTGGCGTCAGCAGGGTCGACCGTCGGCGAAGCGCTTAGTGTCTCGCAGACGGATCGAGAGAAAAAATGGCGCGACAGTCGCCGAGCGGCGAGAAGATCCGAACCACGGATCGGCGGCAAATTGAGCAGGGGAATCGAATCCGATGACAGGGGAGCGCCGACCTGTGCCAAAAGCCCCTTGCCTGGGCGATGCAATGCGGCGAATTAGGATGTCGTCGATGACATGGCAACCTAGGGTTTGCTTTTCTCGAGTTTTTTCCCTCTCCTCTTCAGG
This genomic window contains:
- the LOC100383188 gene encoding uncharacterized protein isoform X3 translates to MEPSGSDKPTATDANESVVGLDGEDTLSERESVGAKDGPALPNGSGKEAHASSPSAANKRKHNDLGSNQMELNEPGTPSSSSGDSTWSINGLDDCHQLSLSRNKNDDSEHSVTSAGVTVIRQPRGVLRLRKLAQNVSTESWTGGHNTSQANGVPRSSQHPRRNNKRESIPSQENRVSGDEPVSCLRTENGTCDQDTGTKFCSKTEFLAEKQSHLSGEPPKAVHVDKGVYDYVKDDDGDSLEENAAWMLCSLSDNKCAGSPRKGTDRLSKRSFSQNSNHFKNSYEKIKDICSPARLLRKRDGKVPFLKRRQRRHFYEVSPSDVDPFCIVKERIRVFWPLDETWYFGMVKEYNPVTRLHHVRYDGKDEEWINLQNERIKLLFLPAEAPNKSKCTNSRSAFESKHEQGDREDMHRSGSNTESFESGPISSWLARSNQAKSAALCDINKQDHSHSNTVPVSFDQKQCRASDAKESIDSAPCSSLANGGVEVLKDRTIPEDGRFHFVYSRKRFCRKKNDFLSISEQHSNCQRRASSMVLASCPDMKSSIATGASVTYVIPALSLPLKPVYKLLCEACCVSVSNAFFLLQCGTMVALWPVVHLDILLIDSALGLKRFLLDTCMRSAVSLFCLLAGSFKQCSRQRTTKESRIPCTSVRFQISGGHGRSQVVFMFFSFVGVEKWKWEHLQGKLQYQCSKRELSKDSTKCTGRRALPSMGLFSKGFDVQESVFLPESNYSDIKPAICCLDDRCKFTQSFLDMTTAPSVLLWHHRKMLMESNSTNGSQQSMSCALDEDHQQLVTEHASDTVCHAPLQVCSLNLGSSPYSPLDMVSASCANPSSSTSREPKITERNISPECNDNSIDDANIIDIKFRDQNEPCIGADRPCSSNLSVICSSQKFAEDRISINIPQDKAIDATNDKPLDKDEKEKHPISNLVQELNEHPIGRVTPTAPRTTSHRNRFTSISRAFGDGSKLLPEDHMLTGFASGSKKPRSQVSYSGSPRSEELGLKNKDHFRKIQSHVSVKTSDAKKLPDSSRSGHSSPELLTCIANVLVTVGDRGWREYDTQITMDSDVHSEQRICVKLAEGTKYAHKVCQVLQPGATNRYTHAMMWKGGAEWCLEFPDRSQWLIFKQMHDECYSHNIRAASVRNIPTPGVHLVGIHDDNDMVSFVRSEDYLVHIGTDVEIALDEARVLYNMDSDDEEWISSRQKFLVRDNNATLELAEDLFERVMDKLEKFAYSHDSNELSIVQMKELETDDLPLDIIEVIHAYWQAKRQKKGMPLIRHFQFAMWKVYEQQLHEWESKVCRMQGSSNGYQGKKMPPKPALFAFCLRPRGLDVPYKGPKQRSHKKLMSTGCHSFSRQHDGFYRQGYSPRFSTRTGSLRAFESSESSTPRFFRTNIVKRSATVAFSDDHQPSPSFRPQRVKRSASDHWNTVIHDWQNSKHLFPGSPPVDIEELKLRDAASAAQHAAAMAKLKREKAHCLMQKADLALHKATVALMIADAIKSSSRNKSRDCRRGFDE
- the LOC100383188 gene encoding uncharacterized protein isoform X2, yielding MEPSGSDKPTATDANESVVGLDGEDTLSERESVGAKDGPALPNGSGKEAHASSPSAANKRKHNDLGSNQMELNEPGTPSSSSGDSTWSINGLDDCHQLSLSRNKNDDSEHSVTSAGVTVIRQPRGVLRLRKLAQNVSTESWTGGHNTSQANGVPRSSQHPRRNNKRESIPSQENRVSGDEPVSCLRTENGTCDQDTGTKFCSKTEFLAEKQSHLSGEPPKAVHVDKGVYDYVKDDDGDSLEENAAWMLCSLSDNKCAGSPRKGTDRLSKRSFSQNSNHFKNSYEKIKDICSPARLLRKRDGKVPFLKRRQRRHFYEVSPSDVDPFCIVKERIRVFWPLDETWYFGMVKEYNPVTRLHHVRYDGKDEEWINLQNERIKLLFLPAEAPNKSKCTNSRSAFESKHEQGDREDMHRSGSNTESFESGPISSWLARSNQAKSAALCDINKQDHSHSNTVPVSFDQKQCRASDAKESIDSAPCSSLANGGVEVLKDRTIPEDGRFHFVYSRKRFCRKKNDFLSISEQHSNCQRRASSMVLASCPDMKSSIATGASVTYVIPALSLPLKPVYKLLCEACCVSVSNAFFLLQCGTMVALWPVVHLDILLIDSALGLKRFLLDTCMRSAVSLFCLLAGSFKQCSRQRTTKESRIPCTSVRFQISGGHGRSQVVFMFFSFVGVEKWKWEHLQGKLQYQCSKRELSKDSTKCTGRRALPSMGLFSKGFDVQESVFLPESNYSDIKPAICCLDDRCKFTQSFLDMTTAPSVLLWHHRKMLMESNSTNGSQQSMSCALDEDHQQLVTEHASDTVCHAPLQVCSLNLGSSPYSPLDMVSASCANPSSSTSREPKITERNISPECNDNSIDDANIIDIKFRDQNEPCIGADRPCSSNLSVICSSQKFAEDRISINIPQDKAIDATNDKPLDKDEKEKHPISNLVQELNEHPIGRVTPTAPRTTSHRNRFTSISRAFGDGSKLLPEDHMLTGFASGSKKPRSQVSYSGSPRSEELGLKNKDHFRKIQSHVSVKTSDAKKLPDSSRSGHSSPELLTCIANVLVTVGDRGWREYDTQITMDSDVHSEQRICVKLAEGTKYAHKVCQVLQPGATNRYTHAMMWKGGAEWCLEFPDRSQWLIFKQMHDECYSHNIRAASVRNIPTPGVHLVGIHDDNDMVSFVRSEDYLVHIGTDVEIALDEARVLYNMDSDDEEWISSRQKFLVRDNNATLELAEDLFERVMDKLEKFAYSHDSNELSIVQMKELETDDLPLDIIEVIHAYWQAKRQKKGMPLIRHFQFAMWKVYEQQLHEWESKVCRMQGSSNGYQGKKMPPKPALFAFCLRPRGLDVPYKGPKQRSHKKLMSTGCHSFSRQHDGFYRQVSGYSPRFSTRTGSLRAFESSESSTPRFFRTNIVKRSATVAFSDDHQPSPSFRPQRVKRSASDHWNTVIHDWQNSKHLFPGSPPVDIEELKLRDAASAAQHAAAMAKLKREKAHCLMQKADLALHKATVALMIADAIKSSSRNKSRDCRRGFDE
- the LOC100383188 gene encoding uncharacterized protein isoform X1, with the protein product MEPSGSDKPTATDANESVVGLDGEDTLSERESVGAKDGPALPNGSGKEAHASSPSAANKRKHNDLGSNQMELNEPGTPSSSSGDSTWSINGLDDCHQLSLSRNKNDDSEHSVTSAGVTVIRQPRGVLRLRKLAQNVSTESWTGGHNTSQANGVPRSSQHPRRNNKRESIPSQENRVSGDEPVSCLRTENGTCDQDTGTKFCSKTEFLAEKQSHLSGEPPKAVHVDKGVYDYVKDDDGDSLEENAAWMLCSLSDNKCAGSPRKGTDRLSKRSFSQNSNHFKNSYEKIKDICSPARLLRKRDGKVPFLKRRQRRHFYEVSPSDVDPFCIVKERIRVFWPLDETWYFGMVKEYNPVTRLHHVRYDGKDEEWINLQNERIKLLFLPAEAPNKSKCTNSRSAFESKHEQGDREDMHRSGSNTESFESGPISSWLARSNQAKSAALCDINKQDHSHSNTVPVSFDQKQCRASDAKESIDSAPCSSLANGGVEVLKDRTIPEDGRFHFVYSRKRFCRKKNDFLSISEQHSNCQRRASSMVLASCPDMKSSIATGASVTYVIPALSLPLKPVYKLLCEACCVSVSNAFFLLQCGTMVALWPVVHLDILLIDSALGLKRFLLDTCMRSAVSLFCLLAGSFKQCSRQRTTKESRIPCTSVRFQISGGHGRSQVVFMFFSFVGVEKWKWEHLQGKLQYQCSKRELSKDSTKCTGRRALPSMGLFSKGFDVQESVFLPESNYSDIKPAICCLDDRCKFTQSFLDMTTAPSVLLWHHRKMLMESNSTNGSQQSMSCALDEDHQQLVTEHASDTVCHAPLQVCSLNLGSSPYSPLDMVSASCANPSSSTSREPKITERNISPECNDNSIDDANIIDIKFRDQNEPCIGADRPCSSNLSVICSSQKFAEDRISINIPQDKAIDATNDKPLDKDEKEKHPISNLVQELNEHPIGRVTPTAPRTTSHRNRFTSISRAFGDGSKLLPEDHMLTGFASGSKKPRSQVSYSGSPRSEELGLKNKDHFRKIQSHVSVKTSDAKKLPDSSRSGHSSPELLTCIANVLVTVGDRGWREYDTQITMDSDVHSEQRICVKLAEGTKYAHKVCQVLQPGATNRYTHAMMWKGGAEWCLEFPDRSQWLIFKQMHDECYSHNIRAASVRNIPTPGVHLVGIHDDNDMVSFVRSEDYLVHIGTDVEIALDEARVLYNMDSDDEEWISSRQKFLVRDNNATLELAEDLFERVMDKLEKFAYSHDSNELSIVQMKELETDDLPLDIIEVIHAYWQAKRQKKGMPLIRHFQFAMWKVYEQQLHEWESKVCRMQGSSNGYQGKKMPPKPALFAFCLRPRGLDVPYKGPKQRSHKKLMSTGCHSFSRQHDGFYRQVSGRRYNECTVDGRICELYDIGSLYSLTGYSPRFSTRTGSLRAFESSESSTPRFFRTNIVKRSATVAFSDDHQPSPSFRPQRVKRSASDHWNTVIHDWQNSKHLFPGSPPVDIEELKLRDAASAAQHAAAMAKLKREKAHCLMQKADLALHKATVALMIADAIKSSSRNKSRDCRRGFDE
- the LOC100383188 gene encoding uncharacterized protein isoform X4 — translated: MEPSGSDKPTATDANESVVGLDGEDTLSERESVGAKDGPALPNGSGKEAHASSPSAANKRKHNDLGSNQMELNEPGTPSSSSGDSTWSINGLDDCHQLSLSRNKNDDSEHSVTSAGVTVIRQPRGVLRLRKLAQNVSTESWTGGHNTSQANGVPRSSQHPRRNNKRESIPSQENRVSGDEPVSCLRTENGTCDQDTGTKFCSKTEFLAEKQSHLSGEPPKAVHVDKGVYDYVKDDDGDSLEENAAWMLCSLSDNKCAGSPRKGTDRLSKRSFSQNSNHFKNSYEKIKDICSPARLLRKRDGKVPFLKRRQRRHFYEVSPSDVDPFCIVKERIRVFWPLDETWYFGMVKEYNPVTRLHHVRYDGKDEEWINLQNERIKLLFLPAEAPNKSKCTNSRSAFESKHEQGDREDMHRSGSNTESFESGPISSWLARSNQAKSAALCDINKQDHSHSNTVPVSFDQKQCRASDAKESIDSAPCSSLANGGVEVLKDRTIPEDGRFHFVYSRKRFCRKKNDFLSISEQHSNCQRRASSMVLASCPDMKSSIATGASVTYVIPALSLPLKPVYKLLCEACCVSVSNAFFLLQCGTMVALWPVVHLDILLIDSALGLKRFLLDTCMRSAVSLFCLLAGSFKQCSRQRTTKESRIPCTSVRFQISGGHGRSQVVFMFFSFVGVEKWKWEHLQGKLQYQCSKRELSKDSTKCTGRRALPSMGLFSKGFDVQESVFLPESNYSDIKPAICCLDDRCKFTQSFLDMTTAPSVLLWHHRKMLMESNSTNGSQQSMSCALDEDHQQLVTEHASDTVCHAPLQVCSLNLGSSPYSPLDMVSASCANPSSSTSREPKITERNISPECNDNSIDDANIIDIKFRDQNEPCIGADRPCSSNLSVICSSQKFAEDRISINIPQDKAIDATNDKPLDKDEKEKHPISNLVQELNEHPIGRVTPTAPRTTSHRNRFTSISRAFGDGSKLLPEDHMLTGFASGSKKPRSQVSYSGSPRSEELGLKNKDHFRKIQSHVSVKTSDAKKLPDSSRSGHSSPELLTCIANVLVTVGDRGWREYDTQITMDSDVHSEQRICVKLAEGTKYAHKVCQVLQPGATNRYTHAMMWKGGAEWCLEFPDRSQWLIFKQMHDECYSHNIRAASVRNIPTPGVHLVGIHDDNDMVSFVRSEDYLVHIGTDVEIALDEARVLYNMDSDDEEWISSRQKFLVRDNNATLELAEDLFERVMDKLEKFAYSHDSNELSIVQMKELETDDLPLDIIEVIHAYWQAKRQKKGMPLIRHFQFAMWKVYEQQLHEWESKVCRMQGSSNGYQGKKMPPKPALFAFCLRPRGLDVPYKGPKQRSHKKLMSTGCHSFSRQHDGFYRQGSLQEQVLFGHLSPRKVLHQDFSGQILSKGVQPLLSLMITSRRLPSALRELNGAHLTIGTLSFMTGRTQSISFRARPLLILRSSNCGMLQAQHSTLLPWRSSRGKRLTA